A window from Thunnus albacares chromosome 19, fThuAlb1.1, whole genome shotgun sequence encodes these proteins:
- the LOC122970393 gene encoding cyclin-dependent kinases regulatory subunit 1, producing the protein MSHKQIYYSDKYDDDKYEYRHVMLPKDLAKRVPKTHLMSESEWRNLGVQQSQGWVHYMIHQPEPHILLFRRPLPSQKS; encoded by the exons ATGTCTCACAAACAGATCTACTACTCCGATAAATATGACGATGACAAATACGAGTACAG GCATGTAATGTTACCCAAGGACCTTGCCAAGCGTGTCCCCAAGACCCATTTGATGTCAGAGTCTGAATGGAGAAATCTGGGGGTCCAGCAGAGCCAAGGATGGGTGCATTACATGATCCACCAGCCAG agccacacaTCTTGCTGTTCCGACGCCCCCTGCCCAGCCAGAAGTCATAA